tgtGAAGTTAGCAACAAAGAACAACTAGCTCATCGGAGAAGATACGAGTATGGGAGTAAGATGTCAATGGTTCGACTCCCCTCGTGAGTAGTTTTTGGAAAAAGAAGGAGATACTTAGTTGGGTCCTGCAACATGCTATTAAAAAGAGTCCAATAGTAACTGGGTCAGTGAATCATGGGCCGGGGCCGACTTAATACGTTGAATACATGGGTCGGGGCCGACTTAATACGCTGAATACTCGTTCGGATCGTGCGCGTATTAGAGTCGGAGTTGCAAACGGATGGTCGAATTGTACAGGAACGATCGATACGTAataattcgcgaatcattcgccgAATTGCTCGTGAGTAGTTTTTGGAAAAAGAAGGAGATACTTAGTTGGGTCCTGCAACATGCTATTAAAAAGAGTCCAATAGTAACTGGGTCAGTGTATCATGGGCCGGGGCCGACTTAATACGTTGAATACATGGGCCGGGGCCGACTTAATACGCTGAATACTCGTTCGGATCGTGCGCGTATTAGAGTCGGAGTTGCAAACGGATGGTCGAATTGTACAGGAACGATCGATACGTAataattcgcgaatcattcgccgaattgctaactaggctctaCTCTACCCGTACTCTTCTGAGTCTTCTTCGGTTCACCTTATTGTTCTTCATCATCTACCCAAATGTCATTTCTTTCTCTTACAAACCCAGTACCAGTAGTAGCTCAAATAAACATCATTAACAATGTTGTACATCCTTCAAAAACACATATTTTATCTTTTCATCAAACTCAAAATCCATCTCTTTTCATTCAAGTTAGAtccatctcctcctcctcctcctcctcagtaTTTGTATCACTCATATCTCCAAAAATCagaactcttcttcttcatttgtagTTTCTTATCTGATGGATTCATGTGGATTTTCAATATATGAAGCTATCACTGCTTCAAAAGAACTCAATTTCAAAACCACTCTAAAACCAGATTCAATCCTAACCCTACTTGAAACTTATGGATTCACCAAACCccacatctcaaaactcatcaATAAAGATCCATCACTACTTTTATCTAAACCTGATAAAACCCTTAAACCAAAGCTTGAATTTTTCAACACTAAAGGACTTTCTGGGATTGACCTTGCCAAGTTCATTTCTGCAAACCCATCAATTTTGAAATGCAGCTTACAGAATAAAATTACACCTTCATTTGGTATGCTCAATAACATTTGTCAGGCCGATGAACGTGTAATCGGTGCTGTTAAGCGGTGTTCGGTACTTCTTAGGATTGATTTGAATAAAAGTATGATGCTGAACATTGAGCTTTTGAGAAATGTAGGTGTGCCTGGTGAAAAAATCACTTGGTTTCTTGTATCCCAGCCAAGAACGCTTACTATTTCGCATGTTCGGTTTACTGGAATTGTAGAAAGGGTTAAGGAAATGGGGTTTGATCCTTTAGAAAGTACATTTCTTCATGCCCTGCAAGGGCTGACAGCAAGGAAATCAACTTGGGAAGCAAAATTGAACTTGTTTAGGAGGTTGGGCTTGTCGGAAGGAGAAATTCGCAGCGCAATTAAGAAACAACCCATGTGTATGAGGGTGTCTGAGAAGAAGATAGTGTTGGTAATGGATTATCTTGTGAATCAAATGGGTTATAGTGCATTGGTTATAGCTCAATTTCCACAAATTCTTACTTATAGCTTGGAGAAGAGGATTGTACCGAGGTGTTGTGTTAGCCAGATTTTGATCTCCAGGGGTCTGGTTAACTATCAAATTCCCCTGACTTCACTTTTAATAATGGCTGAGAAGGCATTTGTGGAGAAGTTTGTGATCAAGTTTGAGAAAGAAGCTCCGGAACTATTGACCCAAGGTTAGTTGAATCTTAAGTTACATGATAATGTAGCTTGTCTCAAGTTAGATTGCATCTTTTATTGTTAGAGTTCTATGACTAAATGGGTAACATGATACATTTTGATCTGTATTGAGTGAACTTAAGATAGTTTTTgctttatgagaatataacaaaggAATTGTTAGCTTTTCTTTACACTTCATGAGTTTTATGTTTTGTTTAATCATTAGAAGTTCGCACTATCAAACCGTATAATCCAAGAAATGGAAAATTCTACATATGAGTTATCCTGACTATTTGAACATATACAACATTGATTGCGAAACAACTGTTGGTATTCTTTCACTTTTGTGTTTGTTCATCAAAGCTCTGTCACGGACAATTTACATTTAGCTTTTACGCCAATGTGCATTCAAGACTTTGGTGAGGTTATGAGAATGACTCGAACTCTCTAAGAACTTCGACGCATACATGGAATTCAAACAAGCTGTCCTTGGTGTTCCTTAATTTTTATGTTCCGtttaatataagaagaagaaactctTGCATTCAGATTATGGATCAAAAGGGATGTGAAATTGGGCATAGTTTATAATGTTATCAGTTTTGGCATTTTTAAATTTATTGTTTTGATCTTTATTTCTCGATGTCGTCCTAGTTCTATGACTGCTAGTAGTAGTGTACTTGAACCGGATAAATAGCTTTCTCTAATTGCTCTGTCTGAAGTTTGAGAACGTGTTTACTAGAAGATTTGAATTGGATGGTCACCAAGTGCACTAGGAAGAAGTTCCCATATTAGAAGGAGTGCGTGATAAAATGAACACTTGTCATGATTTTCTCATGTCTTGAACTTGAAGCAGTCTCTTTGAGATCCTTCAGGGCATATGTGGGACACCTACACGTACACAGCTCAGTGAGGTAATATATTAAGTTCTGCATTTGGTAATGGATACCCTAAACTAGTTATGTttagtttctaaaaatctacttagGCTTCAACGCGTTCTTTTTTTCTTACATTTAGAATCAAGATGACTTTACATTCTTGTTCGAACCTGATGAGTATTAATGCTATTGGTGATAATTCATCATTGTCATCTGATGTAATCAGCAAAATTGATCACTTGATACATTTCTATTGATTCTACCAAATCTCTACATCTCTTCGTATTTGCATCTCTAGTGTAGTATTGACTCATTTGTGATATAATTCTGGCCTTACCATTTACGTCAAATTCACCTTTCAATTCCTGACTTTACCTGCAAAAGTTTTCTCCCTGGAGATATCTAGAATGTGAACTGATTTTCATTACAGGAGAAAGTCCATAGAAATATCCCTTTCCTAAATTTCTGGAATGGTCCTAAAGGTATAAAGATCTAGCATTCTTGCGGTGATCTTTGCTGATGCAGTAGCTTAGGAACAGATGGTAATATAGTACGTATTGCAGCTGCATTCTGTTTATAAAACTTTACATAGTTTGTCATAACCTGAATTCAGAAAGTAGGTTTCTTTCCAATGTAACTGTAGCTTTTATCTTTCCAGTGTCCCTATGAAGTTGTTTTTTTTAGAGAATGGTTAAAAGATGCACATTTAGAGGTTCTGTTGAAATCATTTTGCTGCCCTTCATGGCTTTTCTAGGATTCTTTTGAATAAAAGTATAATGCTAAACATTGAGCTTTTGAAAAAAACTTAGGTGTTCCTAATGAAAAAATCACTTGGTTTCTTGTATCCCAGCCAAAAACACTTAGTATTACGCATGTTTGGTTTGTGGGGATAGTAGAAGACGTCAAGAGAATGGGGTTAGATCCTTTAGAGAGTACATATCTTCCTCCTGTGCAAGGGTTGACAGCAAGGAAGTCAACTTGGGAAGCAAAATTGAATATGTTTTTAGGAGATTGGGCTTGCCTACAGGGGAAATTCGTAATGCAATCAAAAAACAACCCATGTGTACGAGGGTGCCtgagaagaaagtgttgataaTGCCTATGAGTCAAATGGGTTATAGTTCATTGATTAATGTTAAATTGTCACAAATACTTACTTATCAAATTGCATCTTGTTTTCTTAGAGTTTGATGAATAAATGGATCTGTATTCTGTATATAGACTATAGAGTGAACTCAAGCTATTGGTAGCTTTATGATAATGTAGCAAAGGAATTGTTAGTTGTTTTTTCCACTTCACTAGTTTTTGTTATGTTTAATCATAAGAACTTAACAGTCACACTATCAAACCTTACAATCCAAGAAATGGAAAATTCTACAGATCAGTTATCTTGATTATTTGGGCATAGACAACCTTGATTGCATTACAACTGCTGCTAATCACTATTCTTTCACTTTTGTGTTTGTTCATCAAAGCTCTGTCACAGACAATTTACATCTAGCTTTTACACTGGCTATGAAGTGCATTCAAGACTTTGGTGAAGTTGTTAGAATTACTCCAAATTTCTAAGAACTTAGAACGCATGCAAGGAATCCAAATAACCTGTCTTTGGTGTTCCTTAATTTTTGTGTTTCGTTTaacataagaagaaaaaattcttGCAGTCAGATTTTGGATCACAAGGGATGTGAAATTGGGTGTAGTTTATTATGCCATCAGTTTCGCATTTTTACATTGTTTTATCCGTACCACTTGATGCCATCCTAGTTCTATATTTTAATTGAATGGCCACCAGGTACCCTAGGAAGAAGTTCCCATATTAGGAGGAGTGCATGATCAAAATGAAGACTTGTCATGATTTTTTCATGTCTTGAACCTGAAGCAGTCTCTTTGAGATCCTGCAGGGGCATATGCGGGACTCCTGACAGCTGACCGAGTTAAAGATTGAGGTATGCATTTGGTAATGAACGCCCAAAACTAGTTTTGTTTAGTTTCTAAAGATCtagttcatgcattttctaaaGATGATTTCACATCTTGTCCAAACCTGACGAGTAACAATGAGATTCGGTGATAATTCAATGTTGTCATCTGCTGTAATGAGCAATATTTAATCACTTACCACTTATTACTAGTCATGTTTGGCACTTTGTGAAAAAACTTCAAAACAAGCTAGTTAGTTGGATGGCGAATTTACTTGTTTTCATAGTCAGAATCACCTTAATGAAAACAGTTGTTGTGCAGTGTTCCCATTTAGCATGGCTATTTATATATGGCTTAATGGAGCAATTGTTGAATGTGAAAAAATCATTAGAAACTTCTTATGGTTTGGTAATCCAGAACAAAAGAGAACTCGTCACTATTGGTGGGGAGTCTGTTTTGTACTCCTCAAGATGAAGGTAGGTTGAGCAttagaagacttgaagatgtaatGATAAGAGAAATCAGTGGATCAAATATTATAGGCAGTCTTTCAGTTGGCCTGGGCTAATGTGGGTACTTCAGGATTTGGCAGCTGACAGTGGGGAATGGTACCAGAATCTTTGTTTGGGATGATAAATGGATGCAATCATTGATTCGTCTCCTGGTAATGATTCTATAAACATGGTCCTGATATGAAGGTTACTGACTTGATTGTGGATCAGCAGTGGCAAATTCTTTGTGAATTATTGAATTTCTTTTGAGTGTTAAATTTTGGAGATGATAAAATGGTGTGATGTGGACATCACTCAGGTCAGTTCTCTGTAGCTCAAGCTGTTAGTAGAGTTAGATTTCAAGGGACTGTTAGGTACTGGCATAAGAATATTTGGGAACCATGTTTCAATCCTTCTATAGCAAGCAACATCTAGGAAAATACTAGAGGGGCTTACACTACTCAAGATCCTTTGGAACGGGCAGTTGCTAATCGTTGGAGTAGAGCTCTTATCCAGGCTGTCACTCATAATAAGTCACCTTTGATATTTTGGAGTAGATGGCACAAAATTTGCAGCAGTCTCATTCAGGTTCGTTTTAGACAGTTTCAGGGTGGTAAATTTTGCTGCTGACAAGCTAGCCAAAAAAAAAGGGTGTTGCTTTATGGAGTGGGCAGCATTGTGCATATAGTACTAGGCCGGGTTTTCTTGTCAGTATTGAATGTCGAGATAGAGCATACTTAAGATTCAGTTGAGTCCTGTTTTGTGaagtttttggtttcttttgtccTCTGAACAAAATTTTGGTTGTAAATTGTTAAGTTTTGGCTTTTAATGAAATTACTTTAGTAATTACTAGATTGAGAATAACCTTGTCTGGTATATGAATTACTAGATTtgattcttcttcattatcttcttctCGAACAAGCAAGATTGAGAATTCCACTTCATGCAATGATCCTTCGTCTTGAAAATCCTCATGATCATGTGGAGTCATCTCCGGGTACGAAATTATAAGATTTTCAATATCGACTTTGAACTTAATGTTCCAGCACTTGTAATCGATTTCCATTTCCAGTATCTCAAAACATGTTGAATAGTGATCATAAATTGGTATGAGATGCAAACAACCCTTTTATGCACCAAAATACCCAACCTTCCTGTCATACAATTCATCAACCTCCGGTATCGGTGGCACTGGCATTTCCATTAGTAGTTCTTGCTCCATATCAAAATACCCAAAAGAGTTACTTGAGCTAATCCATTCGCCAAACTGAGTTGCATTGATCCAGTGCAATGAGCCATTCCAGAACACACCAGACATGCGAAAAGAATCATAATGTCCAAGGAAAGGGTCTCCGGAGAGCTTCCAGGTAGCAGTTTCCGAATCGTAAATCTCAATCTGGAGTTGGTCTTTACCAACCTCCCAAACCCAGACAACTTTGTAATGAGGTGATGCAAGTGGATTGAAAGCTAAGCTCACACTGCGAACCGAAACAGGATTCTTCATCTTATACTCAAACTTAAGAATGATTTTGTATTGATTTGTGGATGCATTGTAAATGTAAAAGATTTGGTCATTTCCATGCCATCTAAAGCTGCTGCAACAGTAAAGTCCGTTACACGATCCATTAATCTTTAAACCCGCTGCATCATTCACAAAATTGAGAAATTTAAAGGGCACACCACCAGTCATGACTTTGTTATCATCCAGGCTGATAAATTCGTATCCGCGGGTGTCAGCTTAAGAGAGTTTCAGCAAAAATAATCCTGGAATCGAAAGGCGTGATTGAATTGTATACTTGTTGATGAAAAATGGATCTGAAACGAGAGAGAACCAACCTTTTGATACACATTTGAAAACAATCAGAGATTTCACCGGCAAATGCAAAAGTATAGGTATTAAAAGATCATCGTTGTTCGCAATAACATAtgcagatgatgatgatggattCTTATCACTGTTGTGCTGAATTTTACGAGAACATGAAGCCATCTCGGAAAAGCTTTCTCTGGAGAATAGTAAATGGACTTTTGGACTCCTCCTGTATTCAATGAATCCAAACTTTATAATATAGGTTACTTAGACCTCAGAAAAATGAGTCATAGTTTAATAATATTACAGATTATAAGCAGCCTTTGCACCGCACTCACAGTCTGACTTGAAAACCTGACATGAACATGTTGGGAATGTGCTCTTTTTGACCTGCCGGTGACTTGCATGCTGCAGATTTTGAGTCACCGGTCAAACTTTGGGTCAAGGTAATttatcaatatccaagataaatTTAATTGTATCCAAATCGATGATCCGAATTCTGACAAGTATGGAATTAGTTATCTATCTTTGAAGATATGAATTCTATAAGAACTAGTCTCGTAGTTGATCACAATTGATAAAGACTTGAACTACTTCGATTGAATACGTACTAATTGTGCTattcttattataaagataaaataatgcaatgccgaaaaggaaaaacataggacacctgaagttttgttaacgaggaaaactgcacctatAGAAAAATCATGGGACCGcgtccaactttgaacaccaaattgtttaagtccgctatagacactatgctactatcagacttcagactggaatttagttgagatgGAATTAACTGTGTAAGCAATTCAGCTTCactcgtgctccttacgtctcttgaacctcgcaagactctacgcaattgattcccttagcagccGTCCtatacaacctaagagttgcgtCAGTGTAATTAGTAAAGACTTTTAATACCAAtgtgcctctaacagataagacgTTTAGATCAAGTtttggaaatttgtttgcaatagaaaaaTCTAGTAAACCTCACTAATCTGGAACACTTACATTAAGATAGTTGAGAAGCCccgattactaaccacctctcaaaaaaaaaatcttaaaccgAACAAAGATGAAGATTCTATTCGTTCATGATCGGAGATTGACGATTGACGAAAACCTCgacaatcaataagaacaagatcaggatacacgaactatcatgtAAAAGATAGTCGTACATATCTTTATGTATCCCtaagcgaagtctttaagtcgtaaatcTAATATAtatctcagaggaaacctaggttactAGAGAACGACTCTAGCAAGCAATTAGGACACAAAAGTGACTGGGATGAGAATTTCCAGTTTTTAAGtctctttatttataggcttTCAAGATTATAGGTAGctttgaaaaagaagaatcaATCACGATTCTCAAGCTCTGAAGACGATGAATTTGTTGTAATACTTCCTGTACTGAAAGTTAACCTATGGAACCGTTTTGTTTGAAATGTTAACATTTACAAATACCCCTACATGAATATTTAATATTACATACACCTCACATATTGCTCCACTAATTCTACTCCCTCCGACTAACATATATAGGCAGAGTTCAAATTTTATCTTCCCCATTAAAT
This is a stretch of genomic DNA from Papaver somniferum cultivar HN1 chromosome 1, ASM357369v1, whole genome shotgun sequence. It encodes these proteins:
- the LOC113316837 gene encoding transcription termination factor MTERF2, chloroplastic-like isoform X1; its protein translation is MDSCGFSIYEAITASKELNFKTTLKPDSILTLLETYGFTKPHISKLINKDPSLLLSKPDKTLKPKLEFFNTKGLSGIDLAKFISANPSILKCSLQNKITPSFGMLNNICQADERVIGAVKRCSVLLRIDLNKSMMLNIELLRNVGVPGEKITWFLVSQPRTLTISHVRFTGIVERVKEMGFDPLESTFLHALQGLTARKSTWEAKLNLFRRLGLSEGEIRSAIKKQPMCMRVSEKKIVLVMDYLVNQMGYSALVIAQFPQILTYSLEKRIVPRCCVSQILISRGLVNYQIPLTSLLIMAEKAFVEKFVIKFEKEAPELLTQGAYAGLLTADRVKD
- the LOC113316837 gene encoding transcription termination factor MTERF2, chloroplastic-like isoform X2; amino-acid sequence: MDSCGFSIYEAITASKELNFKTTLKPDSILTLLETYGFTKPHISKLINKDPSLLLSKPDKTLKPKLEFFNTKGLSGIDLAKFISANPSILKCSLQNKITPSFGMLNNICQADERVIGAVKRCSVLLRIDLNKSMMLNIELLRNVGVPGEKITWFLVSQPRTLTISHVRFTGIVERVKEMGFDPLESTFLHALQGLTARKSTWEAKLNLFRRLGLSEGEIRSAIKKQPMCMRVSEKKIVLVMDYLVNQMGYSALVIAQFPQILTYSLEKRIVPRCCVSQILISRGLVNYQIPLTSLLIMAEKAFVEKFVIKFEKEAPELLTQGTLGRSSHIRRSA